The nucleotide sequence TTTTAACTGCACTAGTAATTGCTGCTTCGATTCGGATTGTTGGCGTTTTACTCGTATCTGCTTTAATGACTTTGCCGGTTGCTGCTAGCATTCGAGTCTCAAAAGGATTTAAACAAACGATAGGTTTTTCCATCCTATTTGGCGAAATTTCCGTTATAATAGGACTTATAGTAGGATATTATTTCGAAATTCCACCTGGTGGGACAATTGTCGTAACCTCTATACTTATATTACTAATCACAAGCCTCTTGAAGAAGTGGCTATCCTATTATCAAACAAGGAAAACCATACAATCCTAACGATGCATCGAAAGGAGCCTAACGATGGATGTGAAGGACGCATTAGACATTCTAAAAGAAAACGGCTATAAATACACAGGAAAAAGGGAAGACATGATTGGCTTTTTTGCAGGAGAGAACCGCTATCGGTCTGCCAAAGATCTTTTAGGCTTTATGGAGCCCACTTATAACGGCATTAGCTATGACACAATCTATCGCAATCTCCATCTGTTTTCGGAGCTTGGCATTTTGGAGTCCACGGAATTAAACGGGGAAAAACAATTCCGGATTAAGTGTGATACCCATCATCATCACCATTTCATTTGTAAAGATTGCGGGTTTACAAAAGAAGTCCTTACATGCCCAATGGATGACATTCGCTCCGAATTAGACCGTTTTATCGTGCAAGATCATAAATTTGAGATATATGGACTTTGCCCCGCATGTCAGTAAAAACATACCAAATGGGGACTTATTTCTCTGTTGGTTTAGGTGGTATTGTCGGGGCCCTTTGTCGTTATGGAATATCCATGCTTTTTGTCAATCAAGTCTTTCCACTTGCAACCCTACTTGTGAACTTAGTGGGTTGCTTTTTATTACCAATCGTTTCTAAACATTTATGGATTCAAAAGATTCCTGCTCCGTACCGACTGGCTGTAGGCACAGGTTTTCTAGGCTCTTTTACTACGTTCTCCACTTTTTCTTTAGAAACGTGGGAGCTCTTGCAAGAAAATATGACAGTTGGACTTGCCTACATACTGATTACCGTGTTTGGAGGACTATCCCTTGCATGGTTAGGCTTTGAGGTTGTCAAAAGAAAGGAGAGACAACCATGAATGTTCTTTTCGTAGCCATAGGTGGATTCTTCGGTGCTATATTGCGATTCTACGTCGGACAGCAGTTGAATAAACCAAACAAACAACAATTCTGGGGCACAATGCTTGCCAATGTGCTCGGTTCGTCCTTATTAGCGTTATTATTTTTAATGTTGGAACGGTCTGTCATTTCCACGCATCTATGGGCTCTTCTTGGAATAGGTTTTTGTGGAGCATTCACTACTTTCTCGACCTTTAGTATGGAAGCTGTCTCAATGATACAAAACCGCCATTACCTGTCAGCAGTTCGTTATGTTTCCTTTTCTTTCCTTCTATCCATTGTGAGCATGAGTCTAATTTTATGGATAGGACTATAGGAACACCTGAATATTTGTAGACGTATTCCTTATACTTTATAATGCAAGATACGCAATGAAGGTTTAAAGGAGTACAGGTATGGCACAAAAAGCAAGCGGCCAAGTTTTACAGTTTAGCTTTATTGGTTTATCAAACGCGGTCGTGGATCTCGCTTCCCTCAATTTGTTACTATGGCTATGGCCAACCGAGGAAACGGGATTATTATTATTATTTAATACGATTTCCTATACACTAGCTATCATTAACAGTTACTTTTGGAATGCGAAATATACCTTTGGTCATCATTCTAAAACAGATACACGGGAAGTATCTTTATTTATTGTGCAAGCGATTATTGCTTTAGGAGTTAGTAATGCGGTATTCATCGGGCTGATGTGGATGTTTCATCTGCCAGGCATGATGTACTTTCCACTGTTCGTAGAATCGAATATTTCCAAAGCTGCTGCTATGTTTTTATCTTCCACTACTAGCTTTTTCTTAATGAAATTTCTCGTTTTTAGAAAAAAGAAGTAGAGCCAATATTTTAATTATCTAACCCTCAAAACAAAAAATGTCCAAGTAGCGATTATGCTATTTGGACATTTTCTTTTATTTCACAATCATTACTGGACAATTTACCCGCTTCGCCACTTTATGGCTCACACTACCCAGGACCATTTCTTGTAGGGAGTTTAAGCCCCTACTACCAATCACACAAATATCTGCATCATGGCTGTTGGCATATTTCACAATCTCAGGTCCTGGCTCGCCATGTAAGATTTGGATCTCATAGGAGATACCTGCCTTTTTTAATTTTTGCTCCGTCATCTCTAATTTTTCTTTCCGTTTCAAGTCAATTTCAATCGAATTCGAATGATGAAGGACATCGTATTTTGACTTTGTACTATCTACCACATACAATACATGAACATGGGCACTAGGATTATGCTCCGCTAATGCAATGGTTTTATCTGCCGCCCGTAAAGCATGTGCTGATCCATCAGAAGCTAATAGAATCTTGGAAAACATAGCCATCATCCCTTACATCCATTATAAGTATCATTATATCAGAAAAAGAACGGTTAAAACCGCTTTCATTTTAATGAATATAACAAAAGCGCAAGCGCCCGGTTAGCAACGTACGGACTGGACTGAACCGTCGGAGATAAAGGAAACACGATGAGCTTATGCGAATCGATGTTGACTTATCGCACAGAGGTGAGGGAAGTCTCGCTAGTTGCTGGGCGCTGAAGCTGGACGTGGCTAGTTCAGTATGTTTATCCACACCAGGCAGATTTTATAATTACGCTATAATATAAAAAAGGGAAGCGTCTGCCTCCCTTTCCTAGTGACTTGCCATTTTCTTCACTGGCTTATCATAGACAGCTCGCTTTTCAACTAATGTCGAGCTTTCTTTGTTTAAACCAATAACGTGGACATCTG is from Radiobacillus kanasensis and encodes:
- a CDS encoding universal stress protein; the protein is MFSKILLASDGSAHALRAADKTIALAEHNPSAHVHVLYVVDSTKSKYDVLHHSNSIEIDLKRKEKLEMTEQKLKKAGISYEIQILHGEPGPEIVKYANSHDADICVIGSRGLNSLQEMVLGSVSHKVAKRVNCPVMIVK
- a CDS encoding Fur family transcriptional regulator → MDVKDALDILKENGYKYTGKREDMIGFFAGENRYRSAKDLLGFMEPTYNGISYDTIYRNLHLFSELGILESTELNGEKQFRIKCDTHHHHHFICKDCGFTKEVLTCPMDDIRSELDRFIVQDHKFEIYGLCPACQ
- the crcB gene encoding fluoride efflux transporter CrcB codes for the protein MSVKTYQMGTYFSVGLGGIVGALCRYGISMLFVNQVFPLATLLVNLVGCFLLPIVSKHLWIQKIPAPYRLAVGTGFLGSFTTFSTFSLETWELLQENMTVGLAYILITVFGGLSLAWLGFEVVKRKERQP
- the crcB gene encoding fluoride efflux transporter CrcB; its protein translation is MNVLFVAIGGFFGAILRFYVGQQLNKPNKQQFWGTMLANVLGSSLLALLFLMLERSVISTHLWALLGIGFCGAFTTFSTFSMEAVSMIQNRHYLSAVRYVSFSFLLSIVSMSLILWIGL
- a CDS encoding GtrA family protein, translated to MAQKASGQVLQFSFIGLSNAVVDLASLNLLLWLWPTEETGLLLLFNTISYTLAIINSYFWNAKYTFGHHSKTDTREVSLFIVQAIIALGVSNAVFIGLMWMFHLPGMMYFPLFVESNISKAAAMFLSSTTSFFLMKFLVFRKKK